The segment AAAATGTAAAGAAATATATTACTCATCTTACAACATGAAAATGTAGTTTACTGCAGAAGTTGAGAACTTAAAGTGTGGGAGAAAAGTTTTTGAATAATTGTGACAAATCAAAATACACGATCAAACTCAAATGTCTAAGACTAAGCAAGTATTTATTTCTTAATAGATATTTGAGTGACTAAATATTTGGTTGCAAGAAACTAGGTATTTGCTCCTATTATTTATCTAATACTTAAACAAAACCTATACAAAGCTTTTGCATAGGACTAGATGCCTAGGCACAATGCATTCTTACTAGGACTAGGCATTTTATCTTGATCAAATATCTAATCTAGGTAGATGTTCAATCCATCTCATAGGAACATGTCCTCATGTGAGCTTATCTATTGCCTTTACTAATATGTGGAATATACTCATTTATGTGCATATATTTGCGAATGAGAACTTTGTTGTGCTGAAAATAATGTCGGGGGATTGCTCATAGGCAAAAGTTTGATGGCCTTAAATATGCACAACATATAATGATTATGTATACAAAAGTTTGATTCTTGCTGCTTAAATAATAAAGTGTGCTTTCCATGTGTGCACCTTGATTGTTCTCTATGATGATTGATTCTTCAATCTAACAATGACCTAGGAGATGTCTATAAATGCACATCCTTAGTTATTCAATTTGAGATATTTGGTGTGCAAGTCAAAGAAATAACGATCAGATTTTTTTGGAAATGCCAAACTTGAGAATggaaatattaaatttcaaaaatgacAAACTACAATATATCATATGATCAAGAAGTAAAATTCCATAAATTGTTCGTAGTGAATATCAAAGAAATACAAAATGATAATTAactaatataaattaataataagattaataagaATGTCAAATAAATTGAATTGAACATTACAATTCTACATTTAAAATTGAAGTATAAAAGCATAACATGTGTCTAAATCATTAGGTCAACTTATGTCTTGGACGTAGTTTTCATATGAATTGATCCTGTTTTGGATGTGAAATTCAAAGGGTACTTTTCATCGCCTGTGTCTTATACGCATTCGAAAGAAAAATGCAGCCTTCTTTATAGATTATGGACCACAGTGGGAGATCATCCCTGCCGTATTCACAATTAAAATTGCATTTTCTAAGGATTTCAACGCATGCCCATATGCGTTGTACTAATATTTTATCCTCCCTCTCTATGGGTATGATTTTGTCTACATAAATTAATCCACAAAAATGATAAATAAGTCCAAATTGCCTAAAATGTAAAAACTCAAAGTTATGTCTCAGATGTATTTATAAAGGGAGGAGTAGGAGCTAGTTTTAATAATCTATAGTGCAGACAGTTCTCAGTGTTGGTAGCTTTTCTGTTTGCGAGTCTCTGATAGTAAGCAGGACAATCAAAAAATGACTCAAGTTCATGCTGACTCTCCCTTGTCTCCCCATGTTTGTATTGATCATAAATTTTGTTCAAACTTGTCTACTGTATTTACAGTTTGGAAGAAATCTCTCTTACTGAATGGCAAAGGATTCACTGTGTTTGATTCATTGGGAAATCTGGTTTTCAGAGTGGATAATTATGCATCCAACGCCAAAAATGAAGTATTACTTATGGATGGTGTAGGTCAGCTTCTTCTCACATTGAGGCACAAGGTATCCTCTTACTTTCATTCATTTGTTTTTCAGGATATTATTTTTAGAGTTAATTTTATATGTTTTCTAATCGATATATTTTAGATAACATTCAATGATCCATCGTCAAGTAGAGTATGTATAAACATTTGGGATCACACTCAGTGATCCATTCTAGTAAGAGGATAGTGAACTTACATTTTAGATCACAGTCATCCATCATCAGGGAGAGGATAGTGAAGTTACATTGATGATGGAAGAGTGTGCTCCAAAATGTAAGTTCACTATCCTCTTCCTAATgatggataactgaatttgattcCAAACATCTATACATCCtcttcttgatgatggatcattgaatgtgatctgaaacattgattagGAAACATACACAGTCAACACTAGAAATTACAGTATGTCAAaaaaaagatgtatagaagttgcagatcacactcagtgatccatcattaggaagaGGATAGTGAACTTATATTTCAGATCACACTCATCCTTCGTCAATAAGAAGATAGTGAACCTCTTCCTGATGATTTATATTTGAGTATGATTCATGGATTATTAAACATGTACTGTTGATTATGAAACAAATTTATCTTTTTTATCACATTCAATGATCCATCATTATAAGGAGGATAGTGAATTTTCATTTTGAATCACAATCAATGATCTGTCTTGAAAAGAAGATAGTGAAACTCTTCTTGATGGCGGATTACTTAATATGAGTCAAAACATTCATACAGAATTGATTCCAGAAACAATATAATTATGAAGATGATTTTTAGCAGCTCATGTCATCTATAATCTCTGATACGGAGATTTGATTAACAGAAATGGAGTGTTGGGAAAAGATGGGAAGCATTTAAAGGAGATCCCATGGAGTCTGAGAAGCCCACATTTAGCCTTATAAAGTCGCTGGGATTCTCAAACAAGATTACTGCCAATATATTTGCGAATGGAAGTAGAAAAACTAAGCTTGGCGATTACCAGATCAAAGGGTTGCGCAGAGCATCCTGCACAATATTCAACGACTCAGGAGAGATCATTGCACAGGTATTTTGAGGACACAATCTTTCTTCAACTTATTAGAATGGAATGGCTTTGGAGTTTGAGAAAGTAATGGAAAGTGTTTGCAAAGTGCAGGTTAAACGAAAGGAGGCCAAATCAGATCTAATGCTGGGGAACGATATTCTGAATCTGGTTGTGGAAGCGGGAGTAGATCAAGCCTTTGTAATGGGGCTGCTTATTATCTTTAATCAGATTAGTCGACTAATAAGAATTTATAGGAGAGAATGATCAATGGTGGCAAGCAAGCTGGCTTCTTATGGCCTGCCTAATCTGTCAAGGGGAAGCACTCAATGCAATATGTAATTTTATGTATTGGTTATTTTGTATAAAGTTGCAATTCCTTATCAAAGGATAGTTAGTGCTCCATTTTGTGCATTGGGTGGAGAGTAGAAAACCAGTGGCCAACCATTTTACTCTGTGTAGGCTTTAGAGATTTACcttttattaaaatattatgtGTATTATtaactatttatttttattttttggtatgtaaatgattatcaaatttaagaaaaaaagTTAAGAGTTTGTGTTAATTTATTCACACTATTACGTTCCATCCTTCCTATAACTGTAAAATGTCTCTTGGAATTGATTAGTTTATTCATTTCACTTGCTTATCTACATCAACAGTTCAATATATGTCAATGAATTATCCATATTATTAGTACCATGATAACATAAATGGTAATTAGAAGTTTCGCCCAAATATATAAATACCGTCATTACAAAATTCCAATGCTCTATATTGGAGCTACAAGAAATTTGTATTATGTGAATTCTTCGTATCTACTTTTTGCAATTGCAATTAACACTATTATAACTTTTGTCCACTAATAAAATATTGTCCTCTCGTGGTTTTCAAATTTAAGGTAAGCGTCTAAAAGAACATGGCACTTCTATTTATTGTTGTCACATGAATTCCTTCTTAGTATATTTATCATTCCTTACTCGAATGTATCATAGTATACCTAGTTAAGAATATTTCATATATAGTGGGGTCAAAGCATAAAAATATGTTCGTCTTAGGCCACAAAAATTACATGGATTGAATTATGCACCCAAGCACAAGGGTTCACTCAAACCCACATATCATCACTGGCATCACATAGTAGATGTATGTTTGCACAAAGGTATGTTGTCATATAGAAATTCCTAGTCACCTATATAAGGCTAATGTTGCCCATTTATGATACTGCTCACTTTTGTGTTCATAAATATGATCTTGGTGAGCACATTCAAGGCAAGATTTTTATATACTTGAATACATACTTATTATATAATATGATGTCTATTATaatataaagtaaaatatatattatataatatatattgataATATATTGGGGAATCTATAGGACCCCCACCTAAGAAAAAATTTATAAAGGAAGTATTACATAATAATTCAAACCAAcaatataattaataaaagatattcAAAGGAGCACTTAAAAACTAGGATAGAAAACAACAAACcaacaaaataaataaagaaaaactaTCAAAATGTTTATATACAAGATAATAAGCGTCATTATTATAATCATACAATCTATCAAATTTTGAGGACATACTAGCTTCTCAACCCTTCCCTTTCACCACTTGTATACTAAAAAAAGAAGGCAGACATTGGGTAATATCACAATCTAGATAAAATCCAAACTTAGAAAGGAAACCCCTTGAATTATGTCCCAATGCTCAGAGGCATGAACCACAAATTTCCATCTTGAAATCAAATAGCATAAGAGAGATAGAGACCTTCAACCAATTGATAGAGTGAATCACCATTAAGTTCATTTGAACTAGCTACAAATATTTCCCAAGTAACAAATAAGATAACCAATAGGAATAAGCTTACAACTATGAAAATTAAGCACATGaggaataatttaataataaatcccAAGAAGATAGTGAATCATAAATAAGATTACAACATGACAAGCCCCaaccataactcatatattttgctTTAGATATACCTAGAGATTTAAACCTATCCTTACCCTTAGATTTTATATCTTTAAGCTTCTTCTTGTATTCCACCTCCTTAAAATTGCCTCTACCAATTGGGGCATCAAAAGAAGTATCATCCATGAACTTCTTTTTAATTTCTTTACTTAACAAAATACCTATGATATTTTCAAATATTAGTGACACAACATCTATCAATAGACATTATTAAGTTTTCCCATGGATCACATAGAGAACAAAGTAATACATTGCACTTATTCCCTTCATCTATATTGACTCCTATTGATACAACTTGTCTAAgtatcatattaaatttattcgaGTGTTCAATTACTAAGTCTTCCACTTTCATCTTCAAATAATCTATAACTTTTTCTTCAATTAAAGCATATTAACTAGACTCTTAGATTAATATAACATTATAGCTATTTTCTTCCATGATGAATTTGTAGTATGTTCCTTAGAAACATTCATTAAAAAGAATCTCACATAGTTAAATAGTACTTCTAGCTTTCTTATCCAATTTTATCCAATCTTTATCAACCATATCTAAGAGTTTGATCAAAGAAGATGCTACAAACCGtgtacctttttccacttaaagaTCTTCTATATTCAACTTCCATAGTTTAAAGTTTCAATTATTGAAACTTTTAATCATAGACTGTGATTTTCAATCCAAATATCTAATACTATTTTTCTTCTTAAAACATCCTTTAATACCCCCTTTGTGATTATTTGTGTATTCTCCTTTGCAGTTATTTGTGTGTGTTGTAAGAAGTCAACTGTTGTAGGGTTTactattagtgtaggtttttattttcctaattGGATATTTACTTTTCCTTAGTTCTTGGTTTTTCTTAAActtttattaagcttgcttaggttaataaagcatgtttaaCTAGAATATGATACCGAGATGTCTCATTCCTTAAAGGGTGGAACATATTCTTTTTTTAGACTACTTGATGGTCACAACATATTGGTTGGATTTACAAGGTCTCCATTCTCTCCTTAGTTCTATATAAAATCACTACCTAGCTTCTATTTGACATTCTTTTTTATAAATTGTGATGCTCTTGCATAAGTTGCAATTCATGTACTTTGATTCATGTAGTCATTCTTTTGTAGCTTTGCTTTGAGATCCTAATGTAATCTTGTCATCTTGACATTTACACATCTCTTGGAATCACGAGTCTAtaattacttttattttattttatttatttatagtttcATAGCTTATATCTCTCAAAGAAagatcttggttattcatctatttCAGATTTCTAACATTTACCAATACACACACAAGGGTTTTAAATCCCAATAATGTATTAGCTTCTTAAGCAACTACCATTCTTTGATACCTAATAATGATGAATTACACCCATGCTACTACATATGACCAATAGATTGATATTAAAGAATCTTATTATTATGTGCACCAAAATTTATCAATAGCATTTGAAAAACCTATCTAATAACAttcacaaaattaaattaaataatattcatACAAAATATTACACAAGACTTAAGTATTTACTTGTGAATCCCTTACAGGAGAGTGTTGGGAAGAGACACTGCATGCATGTTgagatattatcattgatggcaactcatatcagaTTTCGCATCCGCGGTTCATGATTCATTTATACTGGAAGATCGATTGAGGTCCCATGAGAACAGGTTATCCGGTAATGTACAACATCTTCTTGGATTCATTTGTGTTGCATATTTTATGTTGCGGATCTTGGAGAAGCATTTTGGTCATGTGATATGCATTATTCTAGGTTTATGACCTCCGATTTTAAGTATTGAGTAACTTGGAAGATCCAGTACACAATTTTCAAGTAGAACAATGTTCATTAGTAGTAACATGTGAAGATTTTGTGAGTGGATCGTGcaaagtgattttggtggttgtttgCATGTTCAAGATAGTTAAGCCGACATATGGGAAGCatatggacattttgttttggtccacctaattgtttttggattgatttgagccaacttgggtaacacgtttcatgttgtgtgttatgcggtttttgggcaacatggaattgatctaattttATGTTGCGAATATATAAGACTAGCCGATTTGATCATTTGGTAGGTCGATGGTGATatgtgaagtgtgtatgagcgattgtgtgCAGCTGCACGTGTACAGTTGGAAGATTGGTGTTCCTATATAATGTAGAGAATTATAACAGAGCATAGTAGCATAGCAGAGTGTGatcatgtgttttgtgcttaaccgaaactatactcgggaatttgttgatgctattaaatagttcaaactctcttgtatctcttataattattttgtaaggcagtgagtctttcgagttgtagcccttattgtaaactttgagcaatgagctctaagcagtgtgcctgaatgcatgtgcattccccttatgtaatattgttatacttctaacaaagtatattaatattgtgggtttgaatcccatcatggtttttcccttgaccgggtttccacgtaaaaatcttggtgttatggtgttgttgatattAACTTTGTGATTCTGCactttatttttcttcatttgcattaagtggttaaaaaatcaggttattaaagttaaaattattgaacaccgattcacccccccctctcagtgttttcttgattccaacaattagtatcagagcctagttcttcGGAAGGAGCCTAACAATTTGAGCACCCACGCTTGGTAGAGGTAATTTCTAATTCATATTCAATTGACTAAATTTGAATTGGGCATTGGGATTTTGTGCCTGGATATAGATGCTAAAACTATCTACTAGTTTCTAGAATATAATTTTTGGTTTTTCTCATGGCTAGCACTGATTTGAGAggtagtatatatatatttaaaagttttGTAGGTACCATTATGTTACCAAAATTTCTCCaacaatatattattttttttatctttgagATCTTGATAATACAACTAATTCTAATTTGAAGGCtagttttttttctaaaattgtttTCATTGGGCAATAATTTGACAATATGTTTTTGTGAGTTGTATGTCAATTGCATGTACTTCCATGTCAATGCTTGTGTTCTTTTATTATCTAGAATTGTTAGATATGTCTCCCTATATTATCTCCTCATATATTAGTGTAGGAAGCATTTACAACATCAAAACCTCCTTTCGATTTTTTTCAATCCTTGTTAATTTTAAACTATCTCTATTACTAGATGACACCTCTATATTCTCACATgctaatattttttaatttcaaacacCTCGTTTTGATATTTAACTTCATGATAGACCTTGGGATTCTACCCCGAAAAATATAACATTGTTTGATTTAGAAATTCATAATTTTTTCACCTTTAGGCATGGAGGTTatggtttcaccaaaatgtaaagaaaTATATTGTTTATCTTAAAACTTGAGAATGCGGGCTAGTGTACAAAGTTGAAGGCTAAAAATGTGGAAgcattttttttaatgataaatagAAAAAACAAATATATAGCACATCTAAAAGATCTAAGACTTACCAAATATTTGTTCCTTTCTACATATATTTGAGAAACTAGATATTTCGTTGCAAGGGATTGGGTATCTGGTCCCTACAAGATATTTAGTACCAAGAAAACCAACAGATAGCTTGTGCGTAGGACTATAAATTTGGTCATGGTTCATTCTTCTTAGGACTAGGTTTTCAATCTTGGCCAAATATCTAATCTACGTAGATATCTAGTTCTACTCATACAACCATGCATTTCACATGTGGTATTATCTATTGCCTCTACTAATATGTGGGATACACTCACTTATGCTCATATATTTGTGAATGAGAATTTTGTTGTGCTAAAAATAATGTTTGGAGATTATAGGAAAAAGTTTGATGACCGTGAATACACATAGGCATACAATGGTTTGATATGCATAATTTTATATTCGATGCTTGCTAATTGAATAACATAATTTTCTTTGCATGTGTGATTCTTGATTTCCCTCAATAATGGTTGATACTTCAATCTAAAATGACCTAGGAAATGCATATGAATACAAGTTCTTGATCACTCAATTCGAAATATTTGATGTGTAgatcaaaagaataacaatcatattttaaaaatgtcaaattttaaaataaagttttaaattaaaaaaaaaaacagaatacAATGTATCAtataattgaaaagaaaaatactatAAATGAAGATGATGACTTGACTTGAATACTAAGATTAATAAGAATATCAAATAGATTGAATTGAACATTATAATTACACAATTACACGATGTTTAAATAAGTAACCTATGGGCTGGAGATACTTTTTATGTAAATTGATCACCTGTCTCATacgttttcaaaataaaaaatcaccaTTCTTTATAGAGTTTGGACTATGGCGGACGATCAACGGTCAACATTCTTCAAAATTAAAGTTGCACTTTCTGAGTTGATCACTTGAACAGTTCAATGTATATGCACACATTTATTTTGCAGTTGTATCTTCAAAGCAAGCCCAAATGCGTTGTACTTACCAACAGGAAGTAAAATTGTATAGAACTTTCTTGTCCTCCTTCTATGGGTATAATTCTATATGGGTATAATTGTAAAGAAGAACTGTCTTATCCTATATGGGTCTCATTCTCTGTACGTAAATTAATTGTGCCAAAAGTTGGCTGTGACGTTGACCCACTTTAGACAAGGTATGACAGCCATATGTGAGCTTCAAGTTGCAGTAGCGTTTTCTGTTCCCAATGCTTAATCCACAATAATGAATCTATCCACATTCATGTAGGTTCCATGATTTTAATGATGATCAATAAGCCcaaattaccaaaaaaaaatgaaaaacccaAAATGCTGTCTCAGAGATATTTATAGAGGGAGGAGTAGGCtttagttttaacaaatttattgTACAGACAGTTCTCATTGTTGATAATTTTTCTTGATCTCAAAAAAATGAGTCAAGTTCATCCTGACTCTCCCTTGTCTCCCCATGTTCGTATTGATCATAAATTT is part of the Cryptomeria japonica chromosome 10, Sugi_1.0, whole genome shotgun sequence genome and harbors:
- the LOC131045579 gene encoding protein LURP-one-related 12-like, which produces MDGVGQLLLTLRHKKWSVGKRWEAFKGDPMESEKPTFSLIKSLGFSNKITANIFANGSRKTKLGDYQIKGLRRASCTIFNDSGEIIAQVKRKEAKSDLMLGNDILNLVVEAGVDQAFVMGLLIIFNQISRLIRIYRRE